One genomic region from Bradyrhizobium icense encodes:
- a CDS encoding LysR family transcriptional regulator, which translates to MNDLPRIQALRCFITVAREGTVSRAATLLHLTQPAVSLQLKGLEESTGLQLFNRTPGGFTLTEAGAALLPLAHRTVSAAADFRTAADSLRESLRGTLRVGTIQDPESIRLGPFVRSLATSSKRTEVFLRYGMTDDVLAQIGKGELDVGYYVDATPAECRVSGTLSERTIDDGKFQLMALTRFDYRVIAPSEWSCKVLGKDWAALADLPWIATPHDSAHRRLLDDVFRPMGSSPKRVAFADQEEAMIDFVESGSGLSLARDSMLDRITRKRNFVIADRVALTCDLSFACLTSRRHEPIISKAFSAMQAVWDLKPAGAAPAPIEAERSRNSARR; encoded by the coding sequence ATGAACGACCTGCCGCGAATCCAGGCCTTGCGCTGCTTCATCACCGTGGCCCGCGAAGGCACGGTTTCGCGGGCGGCCACCTTGCTGCATTTGACCCAGCCTGCCGTCAGCCTGCAATTGAAGGGCCTGGAGGAGAGCACCGGGCTGCAGCTTTTCAACCGGACGCCGGGCGGTTTTACCCTGACGGAGGCGGGCGCCGCCCTGCTGCCGCTGGCGCACCGGACGGTCTCGGCGGCGGCAGATTTCAGGACGGCGGCGGATTCCTTGCGCGAATCGCTGCGGGGCACGCTACGCGTCGGCACGATTCAGGATCCCGAGTCGATCCGCCTCGGCCCGTTCGTGCGAAGCCTCGCTACGTCCTCGAAGAGGACCGAAGTCTTCCTCCGCTATGGCATGACCGACGACGTGCTGGCGCAGATCGGCAAGGGCGAGCTCGATGTCGGGTATTATGTCGATGCTACGCCCGCCGAATGCCGGGTGTCGGGGACGCTTTCCGAACGCACCATCGACGATGGCAAGTTCCAGCTCATGGCACTGACGCGCTTCGATTACCGCGTGATCGCGCCGTCCGAATGGAGCTGCAAGGTGCTGGGCAAGGACTGGGCCGCCCTCGCCGACCTGCCCTGGATTGCGACGCCGCATGACTCCGCGCATCGGAGGCTGCTCGACGACGTGTTCCGGCCTATGGGCTCATCGCCGAAGCGCGTTGCATTCGCCGATCAGGAAGAAGCCATGATCGACTTCGTCGAATCCGGCAGCGGCCTCAGCCTCGCCCGCGACAGCATGCTCGACCGCATCACGCGCAAGCGGAATTTCGTGATCGCCGACAGGGTGGCGCTGACCTGCGATCTCAGCTTCGCCTGCCTGACGTCGCGGCGCCACGAGCCGATAATCTCGAAAGCCTTCTCGGCCATGCAGGCGGTATGGGACTTAAAGCCGGCGGGTGCGGCGCCCGCGCCGATCGAAGCGGAAAGATCACGGAATAGCGCCCGCAGGTAA
- a CDS encoding winged helix-turn-helix domain-containing protein: MIDIEVISDPAVAVAALDPIRSALLAELAEPASAAILATRLGLPRQKVNYHLRALEACRLVEVADERQWGGLTERLLVLSAKSFVVSPEALGAVAADPKRSKDQLAASYLIALGARIVREVGDLWKRATKADKQLATLSIDAEIRFASPAARAAFTSELTQAITKLVSRYHDASTSGGRNHRLVIVSHPLPQTSH; encoded by the coding sequence ATGATCGATATCGAAGTGATCAGCGATCCGGCGGTTGCAGTTGCCGCCCTTGACCCTATCCGAAGCGCGTTGCTGGCCGAACTCGCCGAGCCCGCGTCGGCGGCGATCCTGGCAACGCGCCTGGGGTTGCCTCGCCAGAAGGTGAACTATCATCTGCGCGCGCTCGAAGCCTGCAGGCTGGTCGAGGTCGCGGACGAACGGCAATGGGGCGGATTGACCGAGCGGTTGCTGGTGTTGTCGGCCAAGTCGTTCGTTGTTTCGCCAGAGGCGTTAGGCGCGGTCGCAGCCGATCCGAAGCGCAGCAAGGATCAGCTCGCGGCCAGCTATCTGATCGCACTCGGTGCCCGGATCGTTCGCGAAGTCGGCGATCTCTGGAAACGCGCAACGAAAGCCGACAAGCAGCTTGCGACCTTGTCGATCGATGCAGAGATTCGCTTCGCCTCCCCCGCCGCTCGCGCGGCGTTCACGAGCGAGCTGACGCAGGCCATCACAAAACTGGTCAGCCGCTACCACGATGCGAGCACTTCGGGTGGCCGTAATCATCGATTGGTGATCGTGTCTCATCCCTTGCCTCAAACGTCTCACTGA
- a CDS encoding DUF6064 family protein, which yields MSRFSLIVALDQNIALVGSEYVDASGNKEPSVLPFTSEQFLAVFGNYNSAIWPVQIAAYLLGGVVAALLFLKTREADRIIAGILASMWLWTGIGYHGLWFSAINQAAYLFAALFVVQGCYIFYSGFSHQIHFGPRPDMASWAGMAFIAYAAIVYPLIGVATGRSYPHMPMFGITPCPVTIFTFGLFLLTTSPVPRWLLVVPFVWSLIGGSAAILLNVPQDWFLLASGFIAAPLIVFRDRLAIRAAGNPSSA from the coding sequence GTGAGCCGCTTTTCCCTGATCGTTGCGTTGGATCAAAACATCGCGCTTGTCGGCAGCGAGTATGTAGACGCGTCCGGGAACAAGGAGCCTTCCGTGCTGCCCTTTACGTCTGAGCAATTCCTCGCAGTTTTTGGGAATTATAACAGCGCCATCTGGCCCGTGCAGATAGCAGCCTATTTGCTCGGCGGCGTCGTGGCTGCGTTGCTCTTTCTCAAAACACGAGAAGCAGACCGCATCATTGCAGGCATTTTAGCATCGATGTGGTTGTGGACTGGAATTGGCTATCACGGCCTTTGGTTCTCCGCGATCAACCAAGCCGCGTATCTCTTTGCTGCGTTGTTCGTCGTCCAAGGCTGCTATATTTTCTATTCAGGCTTCTCGCACCAAATTCACTTCGGTCCACGACCAGACATGGCGAGCTGGGCAGGAATGGCGTTCATTGCCTACGCTGCAATTGTCTACCCACTGATTGGCGTGGCCACGGGCCGCTCCTATCCACACATGCCAATGTTTGGCATCACGCCTTGCCCGGTGACTATCTTTACATTTGGACTCTTTCTGCTGACCACGAGCCCGGTGCCACGCTGGCTCCTCGTTGTCCCTTTTGTCTGGTCATTGATCGGCGGCAGCGCGGCCATTCTTCTCAACGTGCCGCAGGATTGGTTCCTTCTCGCGAGTGGTTTCATCGCAGCGCCACTGATCGTCTTTCGGGATAGGCTGGCAATCCGGGCTGCCGGAAATCCCAGTTCCGCTTAG
- a CDS encoding DUF2927 domain-containing protein: MRTPRRFLYVRTLAAALGAVAVGETFAPYTAFADIPAIAQRQHTEKKIFTDSEIVEGFLKVAFGAEYHLAGRVDRIRKYDVPVRVFADGTRADRKAQLAKIVADIAERVQHLDIAMAGTNEDANVRVKLVRDRDLQRTIATFYGSERAREIRSSLDPQCLSGFRKNEKFEIEHSDVILTVDNGDFVFFDCAYEELLQSLGPINDTPSVPWTMFNDNVSMGYFDIYDQYLLNLLYDPRIKPGMTVEEVSALLPDVLADVRAWVRKVNNLPQ, encoded by the coding sequence ATGCGCACGCCCCGCCGATTCCTGTATGTACGGACGCTAGCGGCTGCCTTGGGCGCCGTTGCGGTCGGCGAAACCTTCGCGCCGTACACGGCCTTCGCCGACATTCCCGCCATCGCGCAGCGCCAGCACACCGAGAAGAAGATCTTCACCGACAGCGAGATCGTCGAAGGCTTTCTGAAGGTCGCGTTCGGCGCCGAATATCATCTCGCCGGCCGCGTTGACCGCATCCGCAAATATGACGTCCCGGTGCGGGTGTTTGCCGACGGCACGCGCGCCGACCGCAAGGCGCAGCTTGCGAAGATCGTGGCCGACATCGCCGAACGCGTTCAGCACCTCGACATCGCCATGGCCGGAACCAACGAAGACGCCAATGTGCGGGTCAAGCTGGTGCGCGACCGCGATCTGCAGCGTACCATCGCGACCTTCTATGGCAGCGAGCGGGCGCGCGAGATTCGCTCTTCGCTCGACCCGCAATGCCTGTCCGGCTTTCGCAAGAACGAGAAATTCGAGATCGAGCATTCCGACGTGATCCTCACCGTCGACAATGGCGACTTCGTCTTTTTCGATTGTGCCTATGAGGAATTGCTGCAGTCGCTCGGACCGATCAACGATACCCCGAGCGTGCCCTGGACCATGTTCAACGACAATGTGTCGATGGGCTATTTCGACATTTACGATCAGTATCTGTTGAACCTTCTCTACGATCCCCGAATCAAACCCGGCATGACCGTTGAGGAGGTCAGCGCGCTGCTGCCGGATGTGCTGGCCGACGTGCGCGCCTGGGTGCGGAAGGTCAACAACCTGCCGCAGTGA
- a CDS encoding cytochrome P450, which translates to MHGTIDLAGDSHLRAARDAAQSMPLADFDVGNPELFQNDSFWPYFDRLRRDDPVHYCRDSMFGPYWSVTKYNDIMDVETNHAVFSSASSLGGITIRDVAPDLRRESFIAMDQPRHSAQRKTVAPMFTPTHLDQLAINIRKRSAECLDNLPKNETFDWVDQVSIELTTQMLAVLFDFPWEDRRKLTRWSDIATTIPHPGGLVETEDQRQAELLECATYFARLWKERINQPPKSDLLSMMAHSDATRDMDPKNFLGNLILLIVGGNDTTRNTLSGSVYALNKNPDQYQKLRDNPDLIDSFVPEVIRWQTPLAHMRRTALEDIEFRGRQIRKGDKVVMWYVSGNRDEDVIDHPYEFIIDRARPRTHLSFGFGIHRCVGIRLAELQLRIIWEEILKRYDNIEVVGEPKRVYSSFVKGYETLPVRIAA; encoded by the coding sequence ATGCACGGAACCATCGATCTCGCCGGAGATTCTCACCTGCGCGCCGCGCGCGATGCGGCACAGTCGATGCCGCTGGCGGATTTCGATGTCGGCAATCCCGAACTGTTCCAGAACGATTCCTTCTGGCCGTATTTCGACCGGCTGCGCCGGGACGACCCGGTGCATTACTGCAGGGACAGCATGTTCGGGCCGTACTGGTCGGTAACCAAGTACAACGACATCATGGACGTCGAGACCAACCACGCGGTGTTCTCGTCGGCGTCGTCGCTCGGCGGCATCACCATTCGCGACGTCGCGCCGGACCTGCGCCGCGAAAGTTTCATCGCGATGGACCAGCCCCGCCATAGCGCGCAACGCAAGACCGTGGCGCCGATGTTCACGCCGACGCATCTCGACCAGCTCGCGATCAACATCCGCAAGCGCTCCGCCGAATGCCTCGACAACCTTCCGAAGAACGAAACGTTCGACTGGGTCGATCAGGTCTCGATCGAGCTCACCACGCAGATGCTCGCCGTGTTGTTCGACTTCCCCTGGGAAGACCGCCGCAAGCTGACGCGCTGGTCCGATATCGCAACCACTATTCCCCATCCGGGCGGCCTCGTCGAGACCGAGGACCAGCGGCAGGCCGAGCTGCTGGAATGCGCGACCTATTTCGCAAGACTGTGGAAGGAGCGCATCAACCAGCCGCCGAAGAGCGACCTGTTGTCGATGATGGCGCATAGCGATGCTACCCGCGACATGGACCCGAAGAATTTTCTCGGCAATCTGATCCTGCTGATCGTCGGCGGCAACGATACCACCCGCAACACGCTTTCTGGCAGCGTCTATGCGCTGAACAAGAATCCGGATCAGTATCAGAAGCTCCGCGACAACCCGGACCTGATCGATAGTTTCGTCCCCGAAGTGATCCGCTGGCAGACGCCGCTGGCGCATATGCGCCGCACCGCGCTCGAAGACATCGAATTCCGCGGGCGTCAGATCAGGAAGGGCGACAAGGTCGTGATGTGGTACGTCTCGGGCAACCGCGACGAGGACGTGATCGACCATCCCTACGAGTTCATCATCGACCGCGCTCGCCCCCGCACCCACCTTTCCTTCGGCTTCGGCATCCACCGTTGCGTCGGAATCAGGCTGGCGGAGCTGCAACTTCGGATTATCTGGGAAGAAATCCTCAAGCGGTACGATAATATTGAGGTGGTCGGCGAACCGAAGCGGGTATATTCGAGTTTCGTCAAGGGCTACGAGACCCTGCCGGTCCGCATCGCCGCCTAG
- a CDS encoding cytochrome P450, with protein MNVQTAIRADKQELLRAAREEAYSTPLKDFHPGAPKLFQNDTLWPWFERLRKEEPVHYCENSPIEPYWSVTRYNDIMHVDTNHGIFSSDSTLGGISIRDVPPGYDYPSFIAMDQPRHSAQRKTVSPMFTPTHLDELAKLIRERSQKVLDNLPRNETFNFVERVSIELTTQMLATLFDFPWEERRKLTRWSDVSTALPKSGVVESPEQRRREMDECYAYFSKLWNERVNAPPKNDLLSMMAHSDATRHMDPDNLMGNIILLIVGGNDTTRNTMSGSVLALNEHPDQYQKLRENPALIDSMVPEVIRWQTPLAHMRRTALVDTEIGDKKIKKGDRVVMWYVSGNRDEEGIDRPDEFIIDRARPRTHLSFGFGIHRCVGMRLAELQLRIVWEEMLKRFDRIEVVGEPKRVYSSFVRGIEQLPVRIPG; from the coding sequence ATGAACGTCCAAACTGCCATCAGAGCCGACAAACAAGAGCTTTTGCGCGCCGCGCGCGAGGAAGCCTATTCGACGCCGCTGAAGGATTTTCATCCCGGTGCGCCAAAGCTTTTCCAGAACGACACGCTGTGGCCGTGGTTCGAGCGGTTGCGCAAGGAAGAGCCGGTGCACTACTGCGAGAACTCGCCGATCGAGCCCTACTGGTCGGTGACCAGGTACAACGACATCATGCATGTCGACACCAACCACGGCATCTTCTCTTCCGACTCCACGCTCGGCGGCATCTCGATCCGCGACGTGCCGCCCGGCTACGACTATCCGAGCTTCATCGCGATGGACCAGCCCAGGCACTCGGCGCAGCGCAAGACGGTGTCGCCGATGTTCACGCCGACGCATCTGGATGAACTGGCCAAACTGATCCGAGAACGCTCGCAGAAGGTGCTGGACAATCTGCCGCGCAACGAGACCTTCAACTTCGTCGAGCGCGTCTCGATCGAACTGACGACGCAGATGCTGGCGACGCTGTTCGATTTCCCATGGGAGGAGCGGCGCAAGCTGACGCGCTGGTCCGACGTCTCGACCGCGCTGCCCAAGAGCGGCGTCGTGGAATCGCCCGAGCAGCGACGCCGGGAGATGGATGAATGCTACGCCTATTTCTCAAAACTCTGGAACGAGCGCGTCAACGCGCCGCCGAAGAACGACCTGCTGTCGATGATGGCGCACAGCGACGCGACGCGGCACATGGACCCCGACAATCTGATGGGCAACATCATCCTGTTGATCGTTGGCGGCAACGACACCACGCGCAACACCATGAGCGGCTCGGTGCTGGCGCTGAACGAGCACCCCGACCAGTATCAGAAGCTGCGCGAAAATCCCGCGCTGATCGATTCCATGGTGCCGGAAGTGATCCGCTGGCAGACGCCGCTCGCCCACATGCGCCGCACCGCCCTGGTCGATACCGAGATCGGGGATAAGAAGATCAAAAAGGGCGATCGCGTCGTGATGTGGTACGTCTCGGGCAACCGCGACGAGGAAGGCATCGATCGGCCCGATGAATTCATCATCGACCGCGCCCGTCCCCGCACCCATCTGTCGTTCGGCTTCGGCATCCATCGCTGCGTCGGCATGCGGCTTGCCGAGCTGCAGCTGAGGATCGTCTGGGAAGAAATGCTCAAACGCTTCGACCGCATCGAGGTGGTCGGCGAGCCGAAGCGGGTCTATTCGAGCTTCGTGCGCGGCATCGAGCAGTTGCCGGTCCGCATTCCGGGGTGA
- a CDS encoding DUF898 family protein, whose translation MNQMSWPPLVPPPMPSPVPPPMPVAFSGGRGDFFDLVKRGAGLEFVTLGFYRFWLLTDMRRHLWANTHVDGDAAEYTGRGKELLIGFLVALAILVPVYLGYFLIGLEAEHIQAFASIPLVAFFYVFGQFAIYRARRYRLTRTVWRGLRFWMTGSGWIYALQASLWGLLSAVTLGLALPWRTAALERYKMRHTFYGELQGRFEGRGWEFFKRGWWLWLLTPIAFYVFPLAPFIYGAFKAIEWRWWLSGIRFGDVRVESSLPKSALIGLYWKVIGWIVVLGLVFSAYLALSAALVASMSGDSFSEFFKSQEFAKSIPLLVLAGIGYLVFALAMNVVIRVYLLRDLWVRVLGSVNVSGIEAAANVSARGGMASALGEGFADGLDVGGF comes from the coding sequence ATGAACCAGATGAGCTGGCCCCCGCTGGTGCCGCCGCCGATGCCTTCACCGGTACCGCCGCCGATGCCGGTGGCGTTTTCGGGCGGCCGTGGCGATTTCTTCGATCTGGTCAAGCGCGGCGCGGGCCTTGAATTCGTGACCCTCGGCTTCTACCGGTTCTGGCTGCTCACCGACATGCGCCGCCATCTCTGGGCCAATACCCATGTCGATGGCGACGCCGCGGAATATACCGGCCGCGGCAAGGAATTGCTGATCGGATTTCTGGTCGCGCTCGCGATCCTGGTGCCGGTCTATCTCGGCTATTTTCTGATCGGCCTCGAGGCCGAGCATATCCAGGCGTTCGCCAGCATTCCGCTGGTCGCGTTCTTCTACGTATTCGGGCAGTTCGCGATCTACCGCGCGCGGCGCTACCGGCTGACGCGCACGGTGTGGCGCGGCCTGCGGTTCTGGATGACCGGCTCGGGCTGGATCTACGCCTTGCAAGCGTCCCTGTGGGGCTTGTTGTCGGCGGTGACCCTCGGGCTGGCGCTGCCGTGGCGAACGGCCGCGCTCGAACGCTACAAGATGCGCCACACCTTCTACGGCGAGCTGCAGGGCCGTTTCGAGGGCCGCGGCTGGGAGTTCTTCAAGCGCGGCTGGTGGCTGTGGCTGCTTACGCCGATTGCGTTTTACGTGTTCCCGCTCGCGCCGTTCATTTACGGAGCCTTCAAGGCGATCGAATGGCGCTGGTGGCTGTCGGGCATTCGCTTCGGAGATGTCCGTGTCGAATCCTCCTTGCCCAAGAGCGCCTTGATCGGCCTGTACTGGAAAGTCATCGGCTGGATCGTCGTGCTCGGATTGGTGTTCTCGGCCTATCTGGCGCTGTCGGCAGCATTGGTCGCCAGCATGAGCGGGGATTCATTCAGCGAGTTCTTCAAGTCGCAGGAATTCGCGAAGAGCATTCCGCTTCTGGTGCTCGCGGGCATCGGCTATCTGGTCTTCGCGCTGGCGATGAATGTCGTGATCCGGGTCTATCTTTTGCGTGACCTCTGGGTCAGGGTGCTCGGGTCGGTCAACGTCAGCGGTATCGAGGCGGCCGCCAATGTTTCGGCGCGCGGCGGAATGGCCAGCGCGCTCGGCGAAGGATTTGCCGACGGCCTCGATGTCGGCGGCTTCTAA
- a CDS encoding M48 family metallopeptidase, whose translation MDSDIPTPAKSTTLGSVAYFDGTSNRRRMVTLRFAERIEINEGEQTLAAWVYADIRRADSPAGILRLSCLTAPALARLEVRDTGLANELVSRCANIDDHMIGRRGVAAIVGWSLAAAASIVAVVLFGLPLAADRLTPLVPEAFERRLGDVADSQVKTMFDAKVCDNAAGQKAFTKLVTALRESAGLDTSVQSGVLSSSVPNAFALPGGKVYLFNGLLAKAENADEIAGVLAHELGHLKHRDSMRGLIHNGGTSFLIGLLFGDITGSSALIFGSRTLVTSSHSREAETDADSFAIDVMHRLGRPAKPTGELLLRVTGKEGKGLSIISTHPLSEDRLARMSRQDRPASGPPLLTSEEWRSLKSICDGKS comes from the coding sequence ATGGATAGCGATATACCAACGCCTGCAAAATCGACCACGCTCGGTTCGGTGGCCTATTTCGACGGAACGTCGAACCGGCGGCGCATGGTGACGCTCCGCTTTGCCGAGCGGATCGAAATCAACGAGGGCGAACAAACGCTGGCGGCGTGGGTCTACGCCGATATCCGCCGCGCCGACAGTCCGGCCGGCATTCTGCGCCTGAGCTGCCTGACCGCGCCCGCGCTGGCGCGGCTGGAGGTTCGCGATACGGGGCTTGCCAACGAACTCGTCTCGCGCTGCGCCAACATCGATGACCACATGATCGGCCGCCGCGGCGTTGCCGCCATCGTCGGCTGGTCGCTCGCGGCCGCGGCTTCGATCGTCGCCGTGGTGCTGTTCGGACTTCCGCTCGCGGCTGACCGCCTCACGCCGCTGGTGCCCGAAGCGTTCGAGCGGCGGCTCGGCGACGTCGCAGACAGCCAGGTCAAGACGATGTTCGATGCCAAGGTGTGCGATAATGCCGCCGGCCAGAAGGCCTTCACAAAACTCGTCACCGCGCTTCGGGAATCCGCGGGCCTCGATACGTCGGTGCAGTCGGGCGTGCTGTCGAGTTCGGTTCCCAATGCCTTCGCGCTGCCGGGCGGCAAGGTCTATCTGTTCAACGGATTGTTGGCGAAGGCCGAGAACGCCGATGAGATCGCGGGCGTGCTGGCCCATGAGCTCGGCCATCTCAAGCACCGCGACAGCATGCGCGGACTGATCCACAATGGCGGCACCTCGTTCCTGATCGGTTTGCTGTTCGGCGACATCACGGGCTCCAGCGCCCTGATCTTCGGCTCGCGCACGCTGGTGACGTCGTCCCATTCGCGCGAGGCCGAGACCGACGCCGACAGTTTTGCGATCGACGTCATGCACCGGCTCGGCCGGCCGGCGAAGCCGACCGGGGAATTGCTGCTCCGGGTCACCGGAAAGGAAGGCAAGGGCCTCTCCATCATCTCCACCCATCCGCTGAGCGAGGACCGCTTGGCGCGGATGAGCCGGCAAGACCGGCCAGCCAGCGGGCCGCCGCTGCTGACATCAGAGGAATGGCGATCGCTGAAATCGATCTGCGACGGCAAGTCCTGA
- a CDS encoding L,D-transpeptidase, translated as MTRAFALLFAAITMLVGSGQAQAQGLFQGFFEDSRDIMGGGPGFFRPGMPSGASPIPRQTVYFTGNYAPGTILINTAERRLYLVLGNGQAIRYGIGVGRDGFRWSGTHRITAKKEWPSWTPPAQMLRRRPDLPRHMAGGIDNPLGARAMYLGSTLYRIHGSNEPETIGQAVSSGCFRMTNEDVTDLYSRVRIGTPVIVRN; from the coding sequence ATGACCCGGGCGTTTGCTTTGCTGTTTGCGGCGATCACGATGCTGGTGGGGAGCGGCCAGGCGCAGGCCCAAGGTCTCTTTCAAGGCTTCTTTGAAGACTCGCGCGACATCATGGGCGGCGGCCCCGGTTTCTTCCGACCCGGCATGCCCAGCGGTGCAAGCCCGATCCCGCGCCAGACCGTGTACTTCACCGGCAATTACGCGCCCGGCACGATTCTCATCAACACCGCCGAGCGCAGGCTCTATCTCGTGCTCGGCAACGGCCAGGCGATCCGCTACGGCATCGGCGTCGGCCGGGACGGCTTCCGCTGGAGCGGAACCCACCGTATCACCGCGAAGAAGGAATGGCCGAGCTGGACACCGCCGGCTCAGATGCTCAGGCGCCGGCCCGATCTGCCGCGCCACATGGCCGGCGGCATCGACAACCCGCTCGGCGCGCGGGCGATGTATCTGGGATCGACGCTGTACCGCATCCACGGCTCCAACGAGCCCGAGACGATCGGACAGGCGGTCTCGTCCGGCTGCTTCCGCATGACCAATGAGGACGTGACCGATCTCTATAGCCGCGTCCGCATCGGCACGCCGGTTATCGTGAGGAATTAG
- a CDS encoding isovaleryl-CoA dehydrogenase produces MIPNAHRMFNFDLGETADAIRETVHSFSQNEIAPRAAEIDRSNQFPRDLWPKIGALGLHGITVEEEYGGAGLGYLEHCIALEEISRASASVGLSYGAHSNLCVNQIRRNGNEAQKRKYLPKLISGEHVGSLAMSEPGAGSDVVSMKTRAEKKGDRFVLNGNKMWITNGPVADTLVVYARTDAQAGPRGITAFLIEKGMKGFSTAQKLDKLGMRGSDTCELLFEDCEVPEENVLSEVGRGVNVLMSGLDYERAVLAAGPIGIMQACMDVVLPYVHERKQFGEPIGTFQLVQGKIADMYTTMNASRAYVYAVAKACDRGETTREDAAGAILYAAEKATQCALDAIQLLGGNGYINDYPTGRLLRDAKLYEIGAGTSEIRRMLIGRELFEKTA; encoded by the coding sequence ATGATTCCCAACGCCCATCGGATGTTCAACTTCGATCTTGGCGAGACTGCGGACGCCATTCGCGAGACGGTGCATTCATTTTCGCAAAACGAGATCGCCCCGCGCGCCGCCGAAATCGACCGCAGCAATCAGTTCCCGCGCGACCTCTGGCCGAAGATCGGCGCGCTCGGCCTGCACGGCATTACGGTGGAAGAGGAATATGGCGGCGCCGGCCTCGGCTATCTCGAGCACTGTATCGCGCTGGAAGAAATCTCGCGGGCGTCAGCTTCCGTCGGCCTGTCGTATGGCGCCCACTCCAACCTCTGCGTCAACCAGATCCGCCGCAACGGCAACGAGGCGCAGAAGCGCAAATACCTGCCAAAGCTGATCTCGGGCGAGCATGTCGGCTCGCTCGCGATGTCGGAGCCGGGGGCCGGTTCGGACGTGGTCTCGATGAAGACGCGGGCCGAGAAGAAGGGCGATCGCTTTGTGCTGAACGGCAACAAGATGTGGATCACCAACGGGCCGGTGGCGGATACGCTGGTGGTCTACGCCAGGACCGATGCCCAGGCAGGTCCCCGCGGCATCACCGCCTTCCTCATCGAAAAGGGCATGAAGGGATTTTCCACCGCGCAAAAACTCGACAAGCTCGGCATGCGCGGCTCCGACACCTGCGAACTGCTGTTCGAGGATTGCGAGGTGCCGGAGGAGAATGTGCTGAGCGAGGTCGGCCGCGGCGTCAACGTCTTGATGAGCGGCCTCGACTATGAGCGCGCGGTGCTGGCGGCCGGCCCGATCGGAATCATGCAGGCCTGCATGGACGTGGTGCTGCCCTACGTGCACGAGCGCAAGCAGTTCGGCGAGCCGATCGGCACCTTCCAACTGGTGCAGGGCAAGATCGCCGACATGTACACCACGATGAACGCCTCGCGCGCCTATGTCTACGCGGTGGCCAAAGCCTGCGACCGCGGCGAGACCACGCGCGAGGACGCCGCGGGCGCAATTCTCTATGCGGCGGAAAAAGCCACGCAATGCGCGCTCGACGCCATCCAGCTCCTCGGCGGCAACGGCTATATCAACGACTACCCGACCGGACGGCTGCTGCGCGACGCCAAACTCTACGAGATCGGCGCCGGCACCAGCGAAATCCGCCGCATGCTGATCGGGCGGGAGCTGTTCGAGAAAACGGCGTAG